A genome region from Gossypium hirsutum isolate 1008001.06 chromosome A04, Gossypium_hirsutum_v2.1, whole genome shotgun sequence includes the following:
- the LOC107949224 gene encoding protein FAR1-RELATED SEQUENCE 9 isoform X2 has protein sequence MSATRHRAVGGGVNHVLDYLRRMQAENPSFFYAIQGDNDHTGGSIFWVDATSRMNYAYFGDTVVFDTTYRTNRYRVPFASFSGLNHHGQTVLFGCALILNDSEASFAWLFQTWLHAMSDRRPISITTDPDRLIQMAVTQVLPETRLRFNRWSIFKETQEKLAHIYQSQPTFEIEFKKCVNETETINEFESSWVSLLERYFVMDNEWLQSMYNARQEWVPAYMRDTFFGDFSITERNIGLNSFFEGFVNASTTIQMLIKQYEKAVASWHEKELKSDYDSTNTSPVLKTPSPMEKQAANLYTRRIFMKFQEELVETLANPATKIDDSGTVATYRVAKFGEEHKAHTVNFTSFEMKANCSCQMFEHSGIICRHILAVFRVKNVLTLPSQYVLKRWTRNAKIGDMQDEHATELPNNSRESLTDRYNTLRQEAIKYVEEGAKSIHVYNVAMDALQEALKKVSSAKNQSPISAEDGALSNGRNQELHAAGDIETVACQSARGSHQSAFYFY, from the exons ATGAGTGCCACAAGACACCGGGCCGTAGGGGGTGGGGTTAACCATGTATTGGACTATTTGAGACGAATGCAAGCGGAGAATCCTTCGTTCTTTTATGCAATTCAAGGTGATAATGACCACACCGGTGGAAGCATATTTTGGGTGGATGCAACATCAAGGATGAATTACGCTTACTTTGGGGATACTGTCGTATTTGACACAACATATAGGACCAATCGTTATAGGGTTCCATTTGCCTCGTTTAGTGGACTCAACCACCATGGGCAGACGGTGCTGTTTGGTTGTGCTTTAATTCTCAATGACTCTGAGGCCTCATTTGCATGGCTATTCCAAACTTGGCTTCATGCAATGTCTGATCGTCGTCCCATCTCAATAACAACTGACCCTGATCGTCTCATACAGATGGCTGTCACACAGGTTCTTCCAGAAACACGCCTTAGATTCAATAGGTGGAGCATTTTCAAAGAAACCCAAGAGAAGCTGGCTCACATATACCAATCACAGCCTACATTCGAAATAGAATTTAAGAAATGCGTTAATGAGACTGAGACAATTAATGAGTTTGAATCATCATGGGTTTCGCTTCTGGAACGTTACTTTGTGATGGACAATGAATGGCTTCAGTCAATGTACAATGCTCGGCAAGAGTGGGTCCCTGCTTATATGCGAGATACCTTCTTTGGGGACTTTTCTATAACCGAGAGAAACATAGGTTTAAACTCATTCTTTGAAGGGTTTGTGAATGCATCGACCACCATACAGATGTTGATTAAACAGTATGAGAAAGCCGTAGCAAGTTGGCACGAGAAAGAGTTAAAGTCTGATTATGACAGCACCAACACTTCACCGGTTCTTAAGACACCATCTCCTATGGAAAAACAAGCTGCTAATCTCTATACGCGAAGAATATTCATGAAGTTCCAGGAGGAGCTAGTTGAGACCCTTGCCAATCCTGCCACTAAAATCGATGACTCAGGAACTGTTGCAACATATCGGGTGGCCAAATTCGGGGAAGAGCACAAAGCGCACACCGTTAATTTCACTTCTTTTGAGATGAAAGCTAATTGCAGTTGCCAAATGTTTGAACATTCCGGGATCATATGCAGGCACATATTAGCAGTTTTCAGAGTGAAAAATGTTCTCACACTACCTTCACAATATGTACTAAAGCGATGGACGAGAAATGCCAAAATTGGAGACATGCAGGATGAACATGCTACCGAATTGCCAAATAATTCCCGGGAATCCTTAACAGATCGGTACAATACTCTACGCCAAGAAGCTATTAAGTACGTTGAAGAAGGGGCGAAATCTATTCATGTTTACAATGTGGCAATGGATGCTTTACAAGAGGCACTGAAAAAGGTTAGCTCTGCAAAAAACCAAAGCCCTATATCTGCTGAAGATGGAGCACTGAGCAATGGACGTAATCAAGAGTTGCATGCAGCTGGAGATATCGAGACAGTGGCATGTCAATCTGCG AGAGGATCCCACCAGAGCGCCTTCTACTTCTATTAG
- the LOC107949224 gene encoding protein FAR1-RELATED SEQUENCE 9 isoform X1, which produces MSATRHRAVGGGVNHVLDYLRRMQAENPSFFYAIQGDNDHTGGSIFWVDATSRMNYAYFGDTVVFDTTYRTNRYRVPFASFSGLNHHGQTVLFGCALILNDSEASFAWLFQTWLHAMSDRRPISITTDPDRLIQMAVTQVLPETRLRFNRWSIFKETQEKLAHIYQSQPTFEIEFKKCVNETETINEFESSWVSLLERYFVMDNEWLQSMYNARQEWVPAYMRDTFFGDFSITERNIGLNSFFEGFVNASTTIQMLIKQYEKAVASWHEKELKSDYDSTNTSPVLKTPSPMEKQAANLYTRRIFMKFQEELVETLANPATKIDDSGTVATYRVAKFGEEHKAHTVNFTSFEMKANCSCQMFEHSGIICRHILAVFRVKNVLTLPSQYVLKRWTRNAKIGDMQDEHATELPNNSRESLTDRYNTLRQEAIKYVEEGAKSIHVYNVAMDALQEALKKVSSAKNQSPISAEDGALSNGRNQELHAAGDIETVACQSADEKEKKIRELTTELESINRRCEVYRANLLAVLRDMEEQKLKLSVKVQNARLNLRE; this is translated from the exons ATGAGTGCCACAAGACACCGGGCCGTAGGGGGTGGGGTTAACCATGTATTGGACTATTTGAGACGAATGCAAGCGGAGAATCCTTCGTTCTTTTATGCAATTCAAGGTGATAATGACCACACCGGTGGAAGCATATTTTGGGTGGATGCAACATCAAGGATGAATTACGCTTACTTTGGGGATACTGTCGTATTTGACACAACATATAGGACCAATCGTTATAGGGTTCCATTTGCCTCGTTTAGTGGACTCAACCACCATGGGCAGACGGTGCTGTTTGGTTGTGCTTTAATTCTCAATGACTCTGAGGCCTCATTTGCATGGCTATTCCAAACTTGGCTTCATGCAATGTCTGATCGTCGTCCCATCTCAATAACAACTGACCCTGATCGTCTCATACAGATGGCTGTCACACAGGTTCTTCCAGAAACACGCCTTAGATTCAATAGGTGGAGCATTTTCAAAGAAACCCAAGAGAAGCTGGCTCACATATACCAATCACAGCCTACATTCGAAATAGAATTTAAGAAATGCGTTAATGAGACTGAGACAATTAATGAGTTTGAATCATCATGGGTTTCGCTTCTGGAACGTTACTTTGTGATGGACAATGAATGGCTTCAGTCAATGTACAATGCTCGGCAAGAGTGGGTCCCTGCTTATATGCGAGATACCTTCTTTGGGGACTTTTCTATAACCGAGAGAAACATAGGTTTAAACTCATTCTTTGAAGGGTTTGTGAATGCATCGACCACCATACAGATGTTGATTAAACAGTATGAGAAAGCCGTAGCAAGTTGGCACGAGAAAGAGTTAAAGTCTGATTATGACAGCACCAACACTTCACCGGTTCTTAAGACACCATCTCCTATGGAAAAACAAGCTGCTAATCTCTATACGCGAAGAATATTCATGAAGTTCCAGGAGGAGCTAGTTGAGACCCTTGCCAATCCTGCCACTAAAATCGATGACTCAGGAACTGTTGCAACATATCGGGTGGCCAAATTCGGGGAAGAGCACAAAGCGCACACCGTTAATTTCACTTCTTTTGAGATGAAAGCTAATTGCAGTTGCCAAATGTTTGAACATTCCGGGATCATATGCAGGCACATATTAGCAGTTTTCAGAGTGAAAAATGTTCTCACACTACCTTCACAATATGTACTAAAGCGATGGACGAGAAATGCCAAAATTGGAGACATGCAGGATGAACATGCTACCGAATTGCCAAATAATTCCCGGGAATCCTTAACAGATCGGTACAATACTCTACGCCAAGAAGCTATTAAGTACGTTGAAGAAGGGGCGAAATCTATTCATGTTTACAATGTGGCAATGGATGCTTTACAAGAGGCACTGAAAAAGGTTAGCTCTGCAAAAAACCAAAGCCCTATATCTGCTGAAGATGGAGCACTGAGCAATGGACGTAATCAAGAGTTGCATGCAGCTGGAGATATCGAGACAGTGGCATGTCAATCTGCG GAcgagaaggaaaagaaaatccGGGAATTGACAACAGAGTTGGAGAGCATAAACCGCCGATGCGAAGTGTACAGAGCGAATCTGCTGGCTGTGTTGAGGGACATGGAAGAACAGAAGTTAAAGCTGTCTGTTAAAGTTCAAAATGCAAGGCTTAATTTGAGAGAGTGA